From the genome of Pseudomonas hamedanensis:
CCGCGCAACAACGGGACTTTTTTCACCGCCCGGGCACCGACTTCGAGGAACGAGTCGGCAGTGTCGAGGATTTCCGTCAGCAACTCGCGGCGCAGGCCATCGAGCGAGAGGAAGTGGCGCAGCTGGCCCTGATCATTGAGCTGCAGCGGGCGCTTGGTATCTAGAGGCGTCATCGCGAGGGGGACTCTCAATAGGGCGGATTAAAGGGTGACGTCTTGCAGTTCAAGCGTCAGCGGCTCGGGGCCGGACAGCTTGACCCGCTGGTTGGCGGCCAGTGTCAGGGTGGCGCCGACCACGTTCGGGCGGATCGGTAGCTCACCGGCGTCCAAGTCCAGCAGGCAGACCAGGGTGACGCTGGCGGGGCGGCCGTAGTCGAACAGTTCATTCATGGCGGCGCGGATGGTCCGACCGCTCATCAGCACGTCGTCGATCAGCACCAGATGCTGGCCTTCGATCTCGAAGGGCAGGGCGGATGGGCGCACTTGCGGGTGCAGGCCGTTCTGGCTGAAGTCGTCGCGGTAGAAGGACACGTCCAGGGTGCCCAGTGGCGCATCGCTGGCCAGCTCTTTGAGCAGCGCCTGCGCGACCCAGATGCCGCCAGTGCGGATGCCGATGTAACGCGGTTCGCTGATGTCACGCTGGGCAAGGTGCGCCTTGAGGCGGGTCGCCATCTGGCTGATCAGATCGGCGGGATTGGGCAGGCTCATGGTTGCTCCTTCGTGAATCCGGGCCGCGTCCTGCCGGACAAGGCTCGGTTTATAACCAAAAGAAAAGCGCCGAAGCGCTTGTCAGGATTCAAACAATGCAGTGTTTTCATCGAGCCAGCCCTGCAACAGCAGAGCGGCGGCGATGGCGTCCACCGGGTTGTCGCGGTAACTGCCTTTCTGCCCGCCACGCACCAGCCGCTCGCCTTTGGCTTCAAAGGTGGTCAGGCGTTCGTCGTGAGTATAGAAAGGCAGGTTGTAGCGGCCGTTGAGGCGTCGGGCGAACTTCTCGGCGCGTACACACATGTCGCTGGGCGTGCCGTCCATGTTCAGCGGCAGGCCGACCACCACGGCGTCGGGCTTCCATTCTTTTATCAGCGCTTCGACCTGATCCCAGTTCGGCACGCCGTTCTGCGCTTTCAAGGTGCACAGCTCGCGGGCCTGGCCGGTAATGACCTGGCCGACCGCGACGCCGATCTGTTTGGTGCCATAGTCGAAGCCGAGAATCAGGCGCAGGGCCATCAGGCGTGACCTGCCTGGCTGGTGAGCAGATTGAGGTCGACCCCCAAATGCCGCGCCGCCGCTTCCAGGCGCAACTCGCTGCTGGTATTGAAGAGGATGTCGGCGTTATACGGGCAGGTCAGCCAGGCGTTGTCGGCCAGTTCGGCTTCCAGTTGCCCGGCTTCCCAGCCAGCGTAGCCGAGGGTGATCAGGCTTTTCGACGGGCCGACGCCATCAGCGATGGCGAACAGCACGTCCTGCGACGTGGACAGGGCCAGGTCGCCTTCCAGCTGCGCGGTGGCCTGGAAGATCTGGCCGGCGGGATGCAGGACAAAGCCGCGATCGGTCTGCACCGGCCCGCCGATGAAGATCGGCACATGCTCGCACAGGGCCGGCGGCTCGATGTCCGGGCGCAGTTGTTCGAGGATGTCGGCCAGACTCAACTCTTGCGGCCTGTTCACCACCAACCCCATCGCGCCATTGGCCGTGTGCTCGACGATGTAGGTCAAGGTGTGGGCAAAATTCGGGTCGGCCATGTGCGGCATGGCGATCAGGAAGTGATGCTTGAGGTAGCTGGGGCTGACGTTTTTCATGTGCGCTAGTGTGGCGTTCGAGGGGCGAACTGACAAGCTGGAGATGTAAGCAACACACCGATCAACTGTAGGAGTGAGCCTGCTCGCGATAGCGGAGTGTCAGTCAAATATTCAGGTTCTGGCACACCGCTATCGCGAGCAGGCTCACTCCTACAAGGGATTTGCGGTGTGTCAGTTGCTGGAGAGCTTGTCGCCCCGGGCAAATTTCCAGGTGCGGATGATTTCCAGGCGGTCGATATCCGACAGATCCCCGGTAAACGGTGCAAACGGCGCGGCCAGGCGAACGATGCGCTGCGCGGCCTGATCGAGCAGCGGCTGGCCGGAGGATTCGAGCACCAGCACTTCATACAGCGAACCGTCGCGGTTGATCGAGACCATCAGACGCAAATTGCCGTAGATCTGTTTGCGCCGTGCTTCTTCGGGATAATTGAGGTTGCCGATGCGCTCGACCTTCTTGCGCCAGTCGTCCTTGTACCAGGCGCCTTTGTCGCGCATGGTCGAGGCGGCGCTCAGACGGTGGATGCGCGGGCGTTTGGCGTACAGCTGTTGTTCCTTGGCCAGTTCCGCTTCCAGGCTGGCGATGTCGCTGGACAGCTGTGAGCTGTCGAACGTCGGCGCGTCGACTGTCGGTTTGACTTCGGTTTTGCTTTCTTCTTTTTTGGTCGGCGCTTTTTTCGGTTTCGGCGCGACGGTGGTCACCGCTGCCTTGGGCGCAGCTTCCTGCACTTCTGGCTTGGCGGCCGGCGGCGGGGTGACTTTTTTGACCTGGTTGTCCTGGAACGGCGCGACCTCGGTGGTCTTGGGAATCGCTTTCTTGTCCAGCGTGCCGCTGCCTTCCTGATTTTCCTGGGCGAGGAAGTCAGCCTTCTCAGGCTTCTTCTCGGCCTTGAAAGTGGCCAGGGTGATTTCCAGGGTTTTGCTGATCTGCTGCGGCTCGACCATGGTGAAGCCGACACCCAGCAGCAGCGCCAAATGAATCAGCGCCGCGAGAAACAGGGTAAAACCGAGGCGATCGGCCGGGCGCACGCCACGATGGGCGAGTTCAGCGGGCAGATCGGACGGGAGGGTCATGACAAAAAAACCAACATCGCGTTTTTCAGAGGCTGCGCATGATAACGCAATGTTGGTTTCGCGCCTTGGGCTTCACGCTTCAAGCGACAGACTGCATGTGACGTGCATCAAGCTTGTGGCTTTTTGCCGGCCGCTTGCAGCTTTTTATCGATGGCATCCATCAGCATGCCGCCGATATCAGTGCCAAACGCATTGTCGATTTCGCGGATGCAGGTCGGGCTGGTGACGTTGATTTCGGTCAGGTGTTCGCCAATCACGTCGAGGCCGACGAACAGCAGGCCTTTCTCGCGTAGGGTCGGGCCGACCTGGGCGGCGATCCAGCGATCCTTGTCGCTCAACGGACGCGCTTCGCCACGGCCGCCGGCAGCGAGGTTGCCACGGGTTTCGCCCTGGGCGGGAATGCGCGCCAGGCAGTAATCCACCGGCTCGCCGTCGATCATCAGGATGCGTTTGTCGCCGTCCTTGATCGCCGGCAGGTAGGCCTGGCCCATGATTTGCTGGCCGCCGAGTGCGGTCAGGGTTTCCAGGATCACTGACAGGTTCGGGTCGCCGGCACGATGGCGGAAAATCGAAGTGCCGCCCATGCCGTCGAGCGGCTTGAGGATCACGTCACCGTGTTTCGCCGCAAATTCGCGCAACACGTCGGCGCGGCGGCTGACCACGGTCGGCGGCGTGCACTGCGGGAACAGCGTGGCGAACAGCTTTTCATTGCAGTCGCGCAGGCTCTGCGGCTTGTTGACCACCAGCACGCCGGCGGCTTCGGCCTGCTCCAGCAGATAAGTGGAGTAGACGAATTCCATGTCGAACGGCGGATCCTTGCGCATCAGGATCACGTCCAGGTCGCTCAGCAGCTGGTCCTGCTCGGCGTCCAGTTCGAACCATTTTTCCGGATTGGCGAACACTTTCAGCGGCTTCATCCGCGCCCGTGCCTGGCCTTCGCCCTGATACAGGTCGCGCTGCTCCATATAGAACAATTCCCAGCCACGCTTCTGCGCGGCCAGCAGCATGGCCAGCGAGCTATCCTTTTTATAGGAGATGCTGGCGATAGGGTCCATGACAATCCCGACGCGAACGCTCATTGGGTTTTCCTCGAAATTTGGCTACCGGATCGGTATTGAAAAAGTGCCGCCAGAGTGGCGCCGGGCGTGTTTCGGGTCAAGGAAAAACCCGTCGATAGATTGCATCTGGAGACTGTGCTAAAAAGGCTGGCAGAGCGCGCCGCCCCTTGGCTATCAAGGGTTTGGGGCCAAAACTCACAGCAAAACGGACAATTTGATTCGCAAAGGCGACGGTAGAACCCTCTTATGGAACAGCAGTCCAGCGCCTTGAAGGTCATGGTGATCGACGACTCGAAAACGATTCGCCGCACCGCCGAAACATTGTTGAAGAATGTCGGTTGCGAAGTGATCACCGCCATCGACGGTTTCGATGCGCTGGCGAAGATCGCCGACCACCATCCGGGGATCATCTTTGTCGACATCATGATGCCGCGTCTGGATGGCTATCAGACCTGCGCCCTGATCAAGAACAACAGCGCCTTCAAGGCCACGCCGGTGATCATGCTGTCCTCCAGGGACGGGCTGTTCGACAAGGCCAAGGGGCGGATTGTCGGTTCTGATCAATTTTTGACCAAGCCGTTCAGCAAAGAAGAACTGCTCAATGCGATCCAGGCCCATGTTCCGGGCTTCGCCGCTGTTTTGCCGCAGTAAGACACGCACAGTGACGCTCGGCCAGCGGGCCGGCAGTCGACCAGAAAAATGGGGAAGACCATGGCACGTATCCTGATCGTCGATGATTCGCCGACTGAAATGTACAAACTGACCGGCATGCTCGAAAAGCACGGCCATGAAGTACTCAAGGCCGAGAACGGCGCCGATGGCGTGGCCCTGGCCCGTCAGGAAAAACCCGACGCGGTGCTGATGGACATCGTCATGCCCGGCCTCAACGGTTTTCAGGCGACCCGTCAGTTGACCAAGGATGCCGACACTGCGCACATCCCGGTGATCATCATCACCACCAAGGATCAGGAGACCGACAAGGTCTGGGGCACCCGCCAGGGCGCCAAGGATTATCTGACCAAACCGGTCGACGAAGACACCCTGATCAAGACCCTGAAAAACGTGCTCAAAGGCTGATCGCGCGATCATGAACGAATCGCTGACCGCGTTCGAACTGCTCTGGCAGATCGACCAGCGCTGCCGCTTGCTGGCGGCGGACCTGCCGTCGCAAGCGGCACGCCAGGATCGCTGGAGCGGCATCGGCTTTCGCCTTGGCGAGCATTGGTATGTGGCGCCGATGGGCGAAGTCAGCGAAGTGCTGCACGAGCCGCGCTTCACCCAATTGCCCGGGGTCAAACCGTGGGTCAAGGGTGTGGCGAATCTGCGCGGGCGGCTGCTGCCGATCATGGACCTGTGCGGGTTCTTCGGCCACGAGCTGTCGCCACTGCGTAAACAACGGCGGGTATTGGTGGTGGAACATGGGGATGTGTTTGCCGGGCTGATGGTCGATGAAGTCATCGGTTTGCAGCATTTCGAGCAGGGCAGTTTCGAGCCGCTGTCGATCAGCAAGCGCCAGGGTTCGAAGGCCGAGTTCGTCAAAGGCTATTTCCGTCGCGAACAGAACTGGCGGGTGTTCAGCCTGTTCGCACTGGCCAAGTCCCCGGTGTTCATGGGTGTTGCGATATAGCAGGAACAACTGAACCCATGTGGACGCGGGCCATGTGGCGAGGAGATTTATCCCCGTTGGGTCGCGCAGCGGCCCCAAAAACTGCAATGCCTGACACCGTCAGCGCATGCGATATTTTTGCGACTGCTTCGCAGCCGAACGGGGATAAATCCCCTCGCCACAAAGCCCGCTCCCACATTTGAAGGTGGCAGGTTTCATAGGCGAGGACCGATGACAACAGCAAAAACAGGCAAGTCGGCAGAAGGGTCGCGCAGTCGCGCGCAGATCATCGTGCTGTTTATCGCACTGATCGTGTTCATCATGCTGCTGTTCGCCAACTTCGCCTACCTCAACACCCAGGCGAACTACGACAAGCAGTACATCGGCCACGCCGGTGAGCTGCGCGTGCTCTCGCAACGCATCGCCAAAAACGCCACCGAAGCGGCGGCGGGCAAGGCGGCAGCATTCAAATTGCTCAGCGATGCGCGCAACGATTTTGCCCAGCGCTGGGGTTATTTGAAAAAAGGCGACCCGAACACCGGGCTGCCGCCGGCACCGGCTGCCGTGCGCCCGGAAATGCGTGCGGTGCAACTGGACTGGGAACGCCTGCTGAAAAACACCGACGCGATCCTCACCAGCGAGCAGACCGTGCTGTCGCTGCACCAGGTCGCCGCGACCCTGGCCGAAACCGTGCCGCAGTTGCAGATCGAATACGAAAAGGTCGTGGAAATTCTGCTCCAGCGCGGCGCTCCGGCGGGCCAGGTGGCGATGGCCCAGCGTCAATCGCTGCTGGCCGAGCGCATCCTCGGCGCGGTCAACACCGTGCTGGCCGGCGACGAGAACTCCCAGCAGGCCGCCGACGCGTTTGGTCGCGACGCCACACGTTTCGGTCAGGTGCTCAATGGCATGTTGCAGGGCAACCCGGCGCTGAAAATCAGCCAGGTCGAAGACCGCGACGCCCGTGCGCGTTTGAGCGAAATCTCGGAACTGTTCCAGTTCGTCTCAGGCTCCGTGGATGAAATCCTCGAAACCTCGCCGGAGTTGTTCAAGGTGCGCGAGTCGGCCACCAACATTTTCAGCCTGTCGCAAACCCTGCTCGACGAAGCCTCGCACCTGGCCACTGGTTTTGAGAACCTCGCCAGCGGGCGCAACACCGACACCATCGGTGGCTACGTGCTGGGCTTGCTGGCGCTGGCCTCGATCATCCTCATTGGGCTGGTGATGGTCCGCGAAACCAACCGCCAGTTGCGTGAAACCGCGGAAAAAAACGAACGCAACCAGAACGCGATCATGCGCCTGCTCGACGAGATCGAAGATCTCGCCGACGGCGACCTCACGGTGACCGCGTCGGTGACCGAAGACTTCACCGGCACCATCGCCGACTCGATCAACTATTCCGTCGATCAGTTGCGTGATCTGGTCGCGACCATCAACCTCACCGCCGGCCAGGTCGCCGCTGCCGTACAGGAAACCCAGGCCACCGCCATGCACCTGGCGCAGGCCTCGGAGCAACAGGCCCAGCAGATTTCCGAAGCGTCGACGGCGATCAGCGACATGGCCGAGTCCATCGATCAGGTCTCGGCCAACGCCGCCGAGTCGTCGGCGGTGGCCGAGCGTTCCGTGGAAATTGCCAACAAGGGCAACGAGGTGGTGCACAACACCATCCACGGCATGGACAACATTCGCGAACAGATTCAGGACACCGCCAAGCGCATCAAGCGCCTTGGCGAGTCGTCCCAGGAAATCGGCGACATCGTCAGCCTCATCGATGACATTGCCGACCAGACCAACATCCTCGCCCTCAACGCGGCGATTCAGGCGTCGATGGCCGGCGATGCCGGGCGCGGTTTTGCCGTGGTTGCCGACGAAGTCCAGCGTCTGGCTGAGCGATCCTCCGCCGCCACGCGGCAGATCGAAACACTGGTGCGGGCGATCCAGGCCGACACTAACGAAGCGGTGATTTCCATGGAGCAGACCACCACCGAAGTGGTGCGCGGCGCGCGACTGGCGCAGGATGCCGGTGTGGCCCTGGAAGAAATCGAAGGCGTTTCGAAAACCCTGGCGGCGCTGATCCAGAGCATTTCCAACGCGGCGCAGCAGCAGACGTCTTCGGCCGGGCAGATCTCGCTGACGATGAACGTGATCCAGCAGATCACCTCGCAGACATCGTCAGGCTCCACGGCCACCGCTGAGAGCATCGGCAATCTGGCAAAAATGGCCAGTCAGTTGCGTCGCTCGGTATCCGGTTTCACCCTGCCGGCGACGACAGACAAAGCGTGAGTGGAGTGGTTATGGGGGATCGGCACGACTATGTGGCCCTGGAATGGGTCAAGGGCGAAATTGCCGAAACGCTGAGGCTGGCGCATCAGGCGATCGAAGCCGTGCTTGATGATCCGCAGGCCTTTCCCGGGCTGGACGAGTGCCTGGCATACGTTCATCAGGTGCACGGCAGTCTGCAGATGGTCGAATTCTACGGCGCCGCGTTGCTTGCCGAAGAAATGGAGCAACTGGTCGAGGCCTTGCAGCAAGAACGCGTGCTGCACCGCGACGAAGCCCTGCACCTGTTGCTGCAAGCCATGGGGCAACTGCCGACGTATCTCGACCGCGTGCAAAACGCCCGCCGCGACCTGCCGCTGGTGGTGTTACCGTTGATCAATGACCTGCGCAGCGCTCGCGGCGAAAGCCTGCTCTCGGAAACCAGTCTGTTCAGCCCGCAGTTGCCCGAACCGGCACCGCTGGGCGCAGAGGCGCTGGCCCTGCTCGAACCGCCAGAGCTGGCCAATGTGCTGCGCAAACTGCGGCAGATGCTGCAGATGGCTCTGGTCGGTCTGATGCGCGAACAGGACGATCAGACTCACCTCGATTACCTGAGTAAAGTCTTCACCCGCCTTGAAACGCTGAGCGGCGATTCGCCCTTGAGTCCGCTGTGGCACGTCGCCTCGGCGCTGGTCGAGGGCATGCGCGAAGGCGCCATCGGCAACAGCCCGGCGCTGCGCAGTCTTTTCAAGGACGCCGACAAAGAGCTTAAGCGCCTGCTCGAACAAGGCATGGCCGGACTCAACCAGCCGCCCCCGCCAGAACTGCTCAAAAGCCTGCTGTTCTATATTGCCAAAGCCGAACATCCCACCGGGCAGATGCTGACCATGAAAGATCGCTACTCCCTGGACGACGCGTTGCCCGACAGCGCGATGGTCGATGAAGAACGCGCACGCCTCGCCGGCCCCGATCGCGATGCCATGCGCTCGGTGCTGGCCGCGCTCTGCGAGGAGCTGGTGCGGGTCAAGGAGCGCCTCGACCTGTTCGTGCGCAGCGACCGCCAGCACGCCTCGGATCTGGACAGTCTGCTCGCACCGCTGCGGCAGATCGCCGACACCCTCGCGGTGCTGGGTTTCGGCCAGCCGCGCAAAGTCATCATCGACCAACTGGCGGTAGTGCTCAGCCTCGCTCAGGGCCAGCGCGAACCGAATGACGCGATCCTCATGGACGTTGCCGGGGCCTTGCTCTACGTCGAAGCGACGCTGGCCGGCATGGTCGGCACAGTGGAAACGCAAAGCGCCGACGACGCGCGCCTGCCGACCACCGATCTGACACAGATCCACCAGATCGTGATCAAGGAAGCGCGCATTTGCCTGCAACAGGCCAAGGACATGATCGTCGACTACATCGACGCCGATTGGGACCGCCAGCATCTGCAACCACTGCCCGACCTGCTGACCCAAGTGCGCGGGGCGCTGGCGATGATTCCGCTGACGCGTGCGGCGAGTCTGGTCGAAGCCTGCAATGGTTTTATCCGCGAGCATTTGATGCTCGATGCCCACGAGCCGGGTTGGGAACAACTCGATCACTTGGCCGATGTGATCAGCAGCCTCGAGTATTACCTCGAACGCCTGAGCGATGACCCACAGGCACCTGCCGAGCATCTGCTCGATGTCGCCCGGAACGGCCTTGCCAGTCTCGGCTTCTTCCCAAGCGAGCAGCCCGGCGAGGCGCAGGTGCCGGTGCTCGACGAGGTGCTTAGCCCCAGCGAAGCGCGGGTCATGCAGGATCTGCAAACGCTTGACGATCCCGAAGTCGTGCAGTCGCTGGCCGAAGTGCTGGCCAGTCCGCTGTCGGCGCTCAATCCGCCGGCACGCACGACCCCCGGCAGCCTGATGCCGCCGCCGGCCGATGAAGAACCGGTCGACGATGAGCTGCGCGAGGTGTTCCTCGAAGAGACCGACGAGGTCCTCGAAGTCCTCCATGAATACCTGCCGCGCTGGACCGCCCACCCGCAGGACCGCGCCGCGCTGACTGAACTGCGCCGCGCCTTCCACACCTTGAAGGGCAGCGGGCGCATGGTCCGCGCGTTGGTCCTCGGCGA
Proteins encoded in this window:
- the pyrR gene encoding bifunctional pyr operon transcriptional regulator/uracil phosphoribosyltransferase PyrR produces the protein MSLPNPADLISQMATRLKAHLAQRDISEPRYIGIRTGGIWVAQALLKELASDAPLGTLDVSFYRDDFSQNGLHPQVRPSALPFEIEGQHLVLIDDVLMSGRTIRAAMNELFDYGRPASVTLVCLLDLDAGELPIRPNVVGATLTLAANQRVKLSGPEPLTLELQDVTL
- a CDS encoding energy transducer TonB; translated protein: MTLPSDLPAELAHRGVRPADRLGFTLFLAALIHLALLLGVGFTMVEPQQISKTLEITLATFKAEKKPEKADFLAQENQEGSGTLDKKAIPKTTEVAPFQDNQVKKVTPPPAAKPEVQEAAPKAAVTTVAPKPKKAPTKKEESKTEVKPTVDAPTFDSSQLSSDIASLEAELAKEQQLYAKRPRIHRLSAASTMRDKGAWYKDDWRKKVERIGNLNYPEEARRKQIYGNLRLMVSINRDGSLYEVLVLESSGQPLLDQAAQRIVRLAAPFAPFTGDLSDIDRLEIIRTWKFARGDKLSSN
- a CDS encoding YqgE/AlgH family protein; amino-acid sequence: MKNVSPSYLKHHFLIAMPHMADPNFAHTLTYIVEHTANGAMGLVVNRPQELSLADILEQLRPDIEPPALCEHVPIFIGGPVQTDRGFVLHPAGQIFQATAQLEGDLALSTSQDVLFAIADGVGPSKSLITLGYAGWEAGQLEAELADNAWLTCPYNADILFNTSSELRLEAAARHLGVDLNLLTSQAGHA
- the ruvX gene encoding Holliday junction resolvase RuvX; this translates as MALRLILGFDYGTKQIGVAVGQVITGQARELCTLKAQNGVPNWDQVEALIKEWKPDAVVVGLPLNMDGTPSDMCVRAEKFARRLNGRYNLPFYTHDERLTTFEAKGERLVRGGQKGSYRDNPVDAIAAALLLQGWLDENTALFES
- the pilH gene encoding twitching motility response regulator PilH, encoding MARILIVDDSPTEMYKLTGMLEKHGHEVLKAENGADGVALARQEKPDAVLMDIVMPGLNGFQATRQLTKDADTAHIPVIIITTKDQETDKVWGTRQGAKDYLTKPVDEDTLIKTLKNVLKG
- a CDS encoding methyl-accepting chemotaxis protein, whose amino-acid sequence is MTTAKTGKSAEGSRSRAQIIVLFIALIVFIMLLFANFAYLNTQANYDKQYIGHAGELRVLSQRIAKNATEAAAGKAAAFKLLSDARNDFAQRWGYLKKGDPNTGLPPAPAAVRPEMRAVQLDWERLLKNTDAILTSEQTVLSLHQVAATLAETVPQLQIEYEKVVEILLQRGAPAGQVAMAQRQSLLAERILGAVNTVLAGDENSQQAADAFGRDATRFGQVLNGMLQGNPALKISQVEDRDARARLSEISELFQFVSGSVDEILETSPELFKVRESATNIFSLSQTLLDEASHLATGFENLASGRNTDTIGGYVLGLLALASIILIGLVMVRETNRQLRETAEKNERNQNAIMRLLDEIEDLADGDLTVTASVTEDFTGTIADSINYSVDQLRDLVATINLTAGQVAAAVQETQATAMHLAQASEQQAQQISEASTAISDMAESIDQVSANAAESSAVAERSVEIANKGNEVVHNTIHGMDNIREQIQDTAKRIKRLGESSQEIGDIVSLIDDIADQTNILALNAAIQASMAGDAGRGFAVVADEVQRLAERSSAATRQIETLVRAIQADTNEAVISMEQTTTEVVRGARLAQDAGVALEEIEGVSKTLAALIQSISNAAQQQTSSAGQISLTMNVIQQITSQTSSGSTATAESIGNLAKMASQLRRSVSGFTLPATTDKA
- a CDS encoding chemotaxis protein CheW, whose protein sequence is MNESLTAFELLWQIDQRCRLLAADLPSQAARQDRWSGIGFRLGEHWYVAPMGEVSEVLHEPRFTQLPGVKPWVKGVANLRGRLLPIMDLCGFFGHELSPLRKQRRVLVVEHGDVFAGLMVDEVIGLQHFEQGSFEPLSISKRQGSKAEFVKGYFRREQNWRVFSLFALAKSPVFMGVAI
- the gshB gene encoding glutathione synthase, whose amino-acid sequence is MSVRVGIVMDPIASISYKKDSSLAMLLAAQKRGWELFYMEQRDLYQGEGQARARMKPLKVFANPEKWFELDAEQDQLLSDLDVILMRKDPPFDMEFVYSTYLLEQAEAAGVLVVNKPQSLRDCNEKLFATLFPQCTPPTVVSRRADVLREFAAKHGDVILKPLDGMGGTSIFRHRAGDPNLSVILETLTALGGQQIMGQAYLPAIKDGDKRILMIDGEPVDYCLARIPAQGETRGNLAAGGRGEARPLSDKDRWIAAQVGPTLREKGLLFVGLDVIGEHLTEINVTSPTCIREIDNAFGTDIGGMLMDAIDKKLQAAGKKPQA
- the pilG gene encoding twitching motility response regulator PilG, whose translation is MEQQSSALKVMVIDDSKTIRRTAETLLKNVGCEVITAIDGFDALAKIADHHPGIIFVDIMMPRLDGYQTCALIKNNSAFKATPVIMLSSRDGLFDKAKGRIVGSDQFLTKPFSKEELLNAIQAHVPGFAAVLPQ